In Salmo salar chromosome ssa24, Ssal_v3.1, whole genome shotgun sequence, the following proteins share a genomic window:
- the LOC106585499 gene encoding aspartate beta-hydroxylase domain-containing protein 2, with the protein MEWSLERVREMVAGGMQSMRDCESSAFGTAMCLLLLFVWYCYRVGREHSSSPLRGGYSTEPSRVGGGGGALISTDGDGRAKGRPVSGVEEQNGFAYCQSTECFRCTNTGEGLNQRLYHSLQDYAKRYTWSGMGRVHKGVRDQGRYLTSRPTIQRPEVFFLPDLPSAPFFSRDAQKHDVELLERSFPALLAEFENIYHAPPARAGSSLPPGWKANSTPHGQWWTFYLVNQGTPLALNARRCPRAWRVLGQLRTFIANNVFGNACFSVLTPGALITEHYGPTNVRLRCHLGLRVPSSCELVVGGEPQCWSEGSCLLFDDSFLHRAFHEGSPEDGPRVVFMVDLWHPNVAAAERQALDYIFTPGR; encoded by the exons ATGGAGTGGTCACTAGAAAGGGTGAGGGAGATGGTGGCTGGAGGGATGCAGTCTATGAGGGACTGTGAGTCCAGTGCCTTTGGCACAGCCATGTGCCTGCTGCTGCTCTTTGTGTGGTACTGTTACAGGGTAGGCCGTGAGCACAGCTCCTCTCCCCTGCGTGGGGGGTACAGCACTGAGCCCAGTCGAgtaggagggggtgggggggcctTGATCAGCACAGATGGGGATGGTAGGGCTAAAGGCAGGCCGGTGTCAGGGGTGGAGGAGCAGAACGGCTTTGCTTACTGCCAGTCCACCGAGTGTTTTCGCTGCACCAACACAGGGGAGGGTCTTAATCAGAGGCTGTACCACAGCTTGCAGGATTACGCCAAACGCTACACCTGGTCAGGCATGGGCAGGGTACACAAAGGGGTACGAGACCAGGGCCGCTACCTCACCAGCCGGCCCACCATCCAGAGGCCAGAGGTGTTCTTCCTCCCTGACCTGCCCTCAGCACCCTTCTTCTCCCGGGACGCACAGAAACACGACGTGGAGCTGCTGGAGAGAAGCTTCCCTGCTCTGCTGGCTGAGTTTGAGAACATCTACCACGCCCCCCCAGCGCGGGCAGGCTCCTCCCTGCCTCCGGGCTGGAAGGCCAACAGCACCCCCCATGGCCAGTGGTGGACCTTCTACCTGGTGAACCAGGGAACTCCGCTGGCCCTCAACGCCAGGAGGTGCCCCCGAGCATGGAGGGTGCTGGGCCAGCTGCGCACCTTCATTGCCAACAACGTGTTTGGAAATGCCTGCTTCTCTGTGCTGACCCCCGGAGCCCTGATAACTGAGCATTACGGCCCGACCAACGTCAGGCTGCGCTGCCACCTGG GTCTTAGAGTGCCCTCTTCCTGTGAGCTGGTAGTTGGAGGGGAGCCGCAGTGCTGGTCTGAGGGGAGCTGTCTGCTGTTTGATGACTCCTTCCTCCACAGGGCCTTCcatgagg GCAGCCCAGAGGACGGCCCCAGGGTGGTCTTCATGGTGGACCTCTGGCATCCTAATGTGGCAGCTGCTGAGAGGCAGGCTCTGGACTACATCTTCACCCCTGGACGCTGA